A window from Rhinopithecus roxellana isolate Shanxi Qingling unplaced genomic scaffold, ASM756505v1 contig2253, whole genome shotgun sequence encodes these proteins:
- the LOC104661043 gene encoding LOW QUALITY PROTEIN: prostaglandin E2 receptor EP1 subtype (The sequence of the model RefSeq protein was modified relative to this genomic sequence to represent the inferred CDS: inserted 3 bases in 2 codons; deleted 3 bases in 2 codons), whose product MSPCGPLNLSLAGEATTCAAPWVPNASAVPPSGASPALPIFSMTLGAVSNLLALALLAQAAGRLRRRRSAATFLLFVASLLATDLAGHVIPGALVLRLYTAGRAPAGGACHFLGGCMVFFGLCPLLLGCGMAVERCVGVTRPLLHTARVSVSRXRLALAAVAAVALAVALLPLARVGRYELQYPGTWCFIGLGPSGGWRQALLAGLFAGLGLVALLAALVSTRLAGLALLRARRAAEAPAPSPGPPPASGPDSRRRWGARPRSAPRPRRSSSIASAPQXLGGSQSRGSARRARTHDVEMLGQLVGIMVVSCICWSPMLVLVALAVGGWSSTSLQRPLFLAVRLASWNQILDPWVYILLRQAVLRQLLRFLPPRARAKGGPAGLGLTPSAWEASSLRSSRHSGPQPLLSTTGGPTTKSAHPGAGPRCAAQSL is encoded by the exons ATGAGCCCTTGCGGGCCCCTCAACCTGAGCCTGGCGGGCGAGGCGACTACATGCGCGGCGCCGTGGGTCCCCAACGCGTCGGCCGTGCCGCCGTCGGGCGCTTCGCCGGCGCTGCCCATCTTCTCCATGACGCTGGGCGCCGTGTCCAACCTGCTGGCGCTGGCGCTGCTGGCGCAGGCCGCGGGCCGCCTCCGACGCCGCCGCTCCGCGGCCACCTTCCTGCTGTTCGTGGCCAGC CTGCTGGCCACCGACCTGGCAGGCCACGTGATCCCGGGCGCGCTAGTGCTGCGCCTGTACACTGCGGGGCGCGCTCCGGCCGGTGGGGCCTGCCACTTCCTGGGCGGCTGCATGGTCTTCTTTGGCCTGTGCCCGCTGCTGCTGGGCTGCGGCATGGCGGTGGAGCGCTGCGTGGGCGTCACGCGGCCGCTGCTCCACACCGCGCGGGTCTCGGTCTCCC GCCGCCTGGCGCTGGCCGCGGTAGCTGCGGTGGCTTTAGCCGTGGCGCTGCTACCGCTGGCGCGCGTGGGCCGCTACGAGCTGCAGTACCCGGGCACGTGGTGCTTCATCGGCCTGGGTCCCTCGGGCGGCTGGCGCCAGGCACTGCTCGCCGGCCTCTTCGCCGGCCTCGGCCTGGTCGCTCTCCTCGCCGCGCTGGTGTCAACACGCTTAGCGGGCCTGGCCCTGCTACGCGCGCGCCGCGCGGCGGAG GCTCCCGCGCCCTCCCCCGGGCCTCCCCCGGCCTCGGGCCCCGACAGCAGGCGTCGCTGGGGCGCGCGGCCCCGCTCGGCGCCTCGTCCTCGCCGCTCCTCGTCCATCGCTTCAGCTCCACA CCTTGGCGGCTCCCAGAGCCGCGGCTCGGCACGCAGAGCTCGCACCCACGACGTGGAGATGCTGGGCCAGCTTGTCGGTATCATGGTGGTGTCGTGCATCTGCTGGAGTCCAATGCTG GTGTTGGTGGCGCTGGCCGTCGGGGGCTGGAGTTCTACCTCTCTGCAGCGGCCACTGTTCCTGGCCGTGCGCCTTGCCTCCTGGAACCAGATCCTGGACCCTTGGGTGTACATCCTGCTGCGCCAGGCCGTGCTGCGCCAACTGCTTCGCTTCCTGCCCCCGAGGGCCAGGGCCAAGGGCGGCCCCGCGGGGCTGGGCCTAACCCCGAGCGCCTGGGAGGCCAGCTCGCTGCGCAGCTCCCGGCACAGCGGCCCTCAGCCACTTCTAAGCACAACCGGAGGCCCAACGACGAAGTCAGCCCACCCTGGGGCCGGGCCCAGGTGCGCGGCGCAGAGCCTTTGA